Proteins from a single region of Nakamurella deserti:
- a CDS encoding NAD-dependent epimerase/dehydratase family protein yields MTTERLPAPRDSHPPRSLVTGGAGFVGSTLVDRLLAAGHRVTVVDDMSRGHLRNLPSDHPSLTVHEIDVRDPSLPRLVAAARPEVVFHLAARIDVRASVADPRGDADVNVLGTLAVAEAARHAGARKIVFASSGGAIYGDTAPLPVAESTPVEPLSPYGVAKVSGELYLNALSRLHGLTCTHLAMANIYGPRQDPHGEAGVVAVFIDALLAGRPTRVFGDGGNTRDYVYVGDVAAAFVAAARPVGDRRRFHVGTGVQTSDRQLHGLIAAAVGAPDTPGFAPARLGDLRASALDATAARRDLGWSPRTPLAEGLARTVAARRADLAGVPGGPDGAR; encoded by the coding sequence ATGACGACCGAGCGCCTCCCGGCCCCCCGGGACTCCCACCCGCCGCGCAGTCTCGTCACCGGCGGTGCCGGTTTCGTCGGTTCCACGCTGGTCGACCGGCTGCTCGCCGCCGGCCACCGGGTGACGGTGGTCGACGACATGAGCCGCGGACACCTGCGCAACCTGCCGTCGGACCATCCCTCGCTGACCGTGCACGAAATCGACGTCCGCGACCCGTCGCTCCCCCGGCTGGTCGCCGCCGCCCGCCCCGAGGTCGTCTTCCACCTCGCCGCCCGCATCGACGTCCGGGCCAGCGTCGCCGATCCCCGTGGCGACGCCGACGTCAACGTCCTCGGCACCCTCGCGGTCGCCGAGGCCGCCCGGCACGCCGGCGCCCGCAAGATCGTCTTCGCCTCGTCCGGCGGTGCGATCTACGGCGACACCGCACCGCTGCCGGTGGCGGAGTCGACCCCGGTCGAGCCGCTGTCCCCGTACGGCGTGGCCAAGGTGAGCGGCGAGCTCTACCTCAACGCGTTGTCCCGGCTGCACGGCCTGACCTGCACGCACCTGGCGATGGCCAACATCTACGGCCCCCGGCAGGACCCGCACGGCGAGGCCGGCGTGGTGGCCGTGTTCATCGACGCCCTGCTCGCGGGCCGTCCGACCCGGGTGTTCGGGGACGGCGGGAACACCCGGGACTACGTCTACGTCGGCGACGTCGCCGCCGCGTTCGTCGCGGCCGCCCGCCCGGTCGGCGACCGCCGCCGGTTCCACGTGGGCACCGGCGTCCAGACCTCGGACCGGCAGCTGCACGGCCTGATCGCCGCCGCCGTCGGCGCCCCGGATACGCCCGGGTTCGCGCCGGCCCGGCTCGGGGACCTGCGCGCCTCCGCGCTGGATGCCACCGCCGCCCGCCGCGACCTGGGTTGGTCACCCCGCACCCCCCTGGCCGAAGGGCTGGCGCGCACCGTCGCCGCCCGCCGTGCGGACCTGGCCGGGGTGCCCGGCGGTCCGGACGGGGCCCGCTGA
- a CDS encoding DUF2304 domain-containing protein: MKVISVLLVLAVLALGVYGLRLHGTHRGGALAKLGLAALLLFAGYAVLRPEDVTWLAERLGVGRGTDLVLYLLVVGFGFFAVSTYLRFRALELRFARLARTIALDRAEPPAGSATDEPSVTRPQ, translated from the coding sequence ATGAAGGTCATCAGCGTCCTGCTCGTGCTCGCGGTGCTGGCGCTGGGCGTCTACGGACTCCGACTGCACGGAACGCACCGCGGCGGCGCGCTGGCCAAGCTCGGGCTGGCGGCACTGCTGCTGTTCGCCGGGTACGCGGTGCTCCGCCCGGAGGACGTGACCTGGCTGGCCGAGCGGCTCGGGGTCGGCCGCGGCACCGACCTGGTGCTGTACTTGCTGGTGGTCGGGTTCGGCTTCTTCGCGGTCAGCACCTACCTGCGGTTCCGGGCGCTGGAGCTGCGGTTCGCCCGGTTGGCCCGCACGATCGCGCTGGACCGCGCGGAACCGCCGGCCGGCTCCGCGACCGACGAGCCGTCGGTGACCAGACCTCAGTAG
- a CDS encoding glycosyltransferase family 2 protein — translation MSAPAPAGNADVWLVVPVHNEATVVADVVTAALQVFPHVVCVDDGSTDDSVDRIRTTGAHLVRHPVNLGQGAALQTGVEYARSQPGARWFVTFDADGQHRICDVVAMLARLRTDEADIVLGSRFLGAEPVEVPWLRGLVLRAAASLSPQSRRLHLTDAHNGLRVFNRRVADALDLTCGGMAHAAEFVGLIGAHGWRVVEEPVHIVYTEYSLSKGQSLVNGVNIVTETAFRRRVPQVRP, via the coding sequence ATGAGCGCACCGGCACCGGCCGGCAACGCCGACGTCTGGCTCGTCGTCCCCGTGCACAACGAGGCGACGGTCGTCGCCGACGTGGTCACCGCCGCCCTGCAGGTGTTCCCGCACGTGGTCTGCGTCGACGACGGCAGCACCGACGACAGCGTCGACCGCATCCGCACGACCGGCGCCCACCTGGTGCGTCATCCGGTCAACCTGGGTCAGGGGGCGGCGCTGCAGACCGGCGTCGAGTACGCGCGGTCGCAGCCCGGGGCACGCTGGTTCGTCACCTTCGACGCCGACGGCCAGCATCGCATCTGCGACGTCGTCGCGATGCTGGCGCGGCTGCGCACCGACGAGGCCGACATCGTCCTGGGCAGCCGGTTCCTGGGTGCGGAACCCGTCGAGGTGCCGTGGCTGCGGGGCCTGGTGCTGCGGGCGGCGGCGTCGCTCAGTCCGCAGAGCCGCCGGCTGCACCTCACCGACGCGCACAACGGGCTGCGGGTGTTCAACCGCCGGGTCGCCGACGCCCTCGACCTCACCTGCGGCGGGATGGCCCACGCCGCGGAGTTCGTCGGGCTGATCGGTGCGCACGGCTGGCGGGTCGTCGAGGAGCCGGTGCACATCGTCTACACCGAGTACTCCCTGTCGAAGGGCCAGTCGCTGGTCAACGGGGTCAACATCGTCACCGAGACCGCCTTCCGGCGCCGCGTCCCGCAGGTCCGCCCATGA
- a CDS encoding DUF2142 domain-containing protein, whose protein sequence is MHPDATDPAEVAPLPLTPEAVRRAERARPVYRNLSARAAFWAATALFALIGTIWSLASPVLSAPDEAAHAIKAAAVVRGQFLGDETGLPAGRGTVEVPALFVRAAELPLCYAPTGLGALQPDGSLAPSAIPAACQPELTGDLDTVVPAVTSAVRYNPLYYLVAGVPSLFGSSMATLYWMRIAGAVAAAVLLGMAVRTAAELGRSFWPMAALLVAVTPTVVFLTGSINPQAVEIPAAVLAWTALLALVLTPHPAYEHRRLARLTVGVAVVANVRGLGPQFVLVIVAAVLLTARWAVLRNLLRRRRTQVYLALTGFSVLVAVAWNQLNVTLATNPEVLFPMNTGAFILDFAVGKTDEFIRQSLGTFGWLTAQLPMWSYLCLGAALLLVILVGFAAAGARERLAMAGVGLLVLVLPTWAEYTQARYINTFWQGRYALPLAVGVPLIAGFVMRRAGRSAVPDGLSRRLLVVLGLVVAALQTVAVIVDLRRYVTGIGRDATWFSWPDDAWLPPVHPYLLVAVDLAVGSALVAVLVRAANRPPTPVVAAPTPPPGPPAAPAAPPARRVPAGS, encoded by the coding sequence ATGCACCCGGACGCGACGGACCCCGCCGAGGTCGCGCCGCTGCCGTTGACCCCGGAGGCGGTGCGACGGGCCGAACGTGCCCGCCCGGTCTACCGGAACCTGTCGGCCCGGGCCGCCTTCTGGGCGGCCACCGCCCTGTTCGCACTGATCGGCACCATCTGGTCGCTGGCCTCACCGGTGCTGTCGGCGCCGGACGAGGCCGCGCACGCGATCAAGGCCGCCGCGGTCGTCCGCGGCCAGTTCCTGGGCGACGAGACCGGCCTGCCCGCCGGCCGCGGCACGGTCGAGGTACCGGCGCTGTTCGTCCGGGCCGCGGAGCTGCCCCTGTGCTATGCCCCCACCGGGCTCGGCGCGCTGCAGCCGGACGGCAGCCTGGCGCCGTCGGCCATCCCCGCGGCGTGTCAGCCGGAGTTGACCGGCGACCTCGACACGGTGGTCCCGGCGGTCACCTCGGCGGTGCGCTACAACCCGCTGTACTACCTGGTGGCGGGAGTGCCGAGCCTGTTCGGCAGTTCGATGGCGACGCTGTACTGGATGCGCATCGCCGGTGCGGTGGCGGCCGCGGTGCTGCTCGGGATGGCCGTGCGGACCGCCGCGGAGCTGGGCCGGTCGTTCTGGCCGATGGCGGCGCTGCTGGTGGCGGTCACGCCGACGGTGGTGTTCCTGACCGGCTCGATCAACCCGCAGGCGGTCGAGATCCCGGCGGCGGTCCTGGCCTGGACGGCGCTGCTGGCGTTGGTGCTCACGCCCCACCCGGCGTACGAGCACCGCCGGCTCGCCCGGCTGACCGTGGGGGTGGCGGTGGTGGCGAACGTGCGGGGTCTGGGCCCGCAGTTCGTCCTGGTCATCGTGGCGGCGGTGCTGCTGACGGCCCGCTGGGCGGTGCTGCGGAACCTGCTGCGACGGCGGCGCACCCAGGTCTACCTCGCGCTCACCGGGTTCAGCGTGCTGGTGGCGGTGGCCTGGAACCAGCTCAACGTCACGCTGGCCACCAACCCCGAGGTGCTGTTCCCGATGAACACCGGCGCCTTCATCCTCGACTTCGCCGTCGGCAAGACCGACGAGTTCATCCGGCAGAGCCTGGGCACGTTCGGCTGGCTGACCGCCCAGTTGCCGATGTGGTCCTACCTGTGCCTGGGCGCGGCACTGCTGCTGGTGATCCTGGTCGGGTTCGCGGCCGCCGGCGCCCGGGAGCGGCTGGCCATGGCCGGCGTCGGCCTGCTGGTGCTGGTGCTGCCGACCTGGGCCGAGTACACCCAGGCCCGCTACATCAACACGTTCTGGCAGGGGCGCTACGCCCTGCCGCTGGCGGTCGGGGTGCCGCTCATCGCAGGATTCGTGATGCGCCGCGCCGGCCGGTCGGCCGTCCCGGACGGGTTGAGCCGTCGGTTGCTGGTGGTGCTCGGGCTGGTGGTCGCCGCCCTGCAGACCGTCGCGGTGATCGTGGACCTGAGGCGCTACGTCACCGGGATCGGCCGGGACGCGACCTGGTTCAGCTGGCCCGACGACGCCTGGCTGCCGCCGGTGCACCCGTACCTGCTGGTGGCGGTGGACCTGGCCGTCGGTAGCGCGCTGGTCGCGGTGCTGGTCCGGGCCGCGAACCGGCCACCCACCCCGGTCGTCGCCGCTCCCACGCCGCCACCGGGGCCGCCGGCCGCCCCGGCGGCGCCACCGGCCCGCCGCGTCCCGGCCGGGAGCTGA